The sequence ATCTTAGAGTGACTATTGATGATTCTGTTAAGGTCTCCTTTGACGTGATTAATGTAGGCAAATACCCAGGTAAAGAGATTGCTCAGGTCTACGTTAAGGCCCCTCAAGGGTCGTTAGATAAGCCTGTTCAGGAACTGAAGGCCTTTAAGAAGACTAGGCTACTGAATCCAGGTGAAGTAGACCATATTGAATTAACAATTAACATTAAGGAATTAGCAAGCTTTAATGATGCAAAGGGGCTGTGGATTGTTGATAAGGGTGAATACGAAGTTAGGGTTGGTGCATCATCAAGGGACATAAGGCTAACCAGTAAATTCACGTTAAACAATGAAATATCGTTCAAACCCTAGCTAAGTGCTAATCTTTTATGACCATTCTCATAACGAATATTAAATATAGCGTGATCGCACTTCCCACCTTAGAATGCATTTCTGAAGCTTATTGAATAATTATTCGCGAATCCCGCACTGTCCGTAACATTTTATGCTGCTTCTCAGTGCTTTAGATCGCTTCTAAATCTTCTTAAGTGTTGTTAAGTGGGCTAATGCTGTATGCACAAGGCTTATGTGCTTTGTGGTTAATGCTTGATTAGAGGATGTTACTGTAAAGCCTATGAACTGTGGTGAGGTGTAGGAAGGCACTCGATGAAAGCCAAGCGACTAATAATCAATGGCTAACAACCACAATAAAGGTTGAACTCTTAATAGAACACTGTTATTTAGGCTAAGACCCGAATAAATGCCTATAATTACTTAGGCCTAATGCATCAGTTCATGAGTTATTGCCCAGTACTGAGTTTTAGTATGCATGGTATGTAACCCATTTGCTTAATTAATGATGCTATGAACATTGATGGGTCTTGACTTGAATTCAATTTGAAGAAGTGGCTCACGCAATTGCAGTCACTGGAGCCAAAGCCCCTAACGGCAACATCAATATTCCTATGCCTATAAAGTGCCTGAGCAACCTCATGCTCTATGTATGAATTATTAATGTAGATTAAACTGTGGAGCGTAATGTTACTGTTAACTAGAACGTAATCTAAGTGCCACCTAAGTTTACCAGCCTTAAGCATAGCTAGCTTAATGTGCCTTCCCACCCTAGTTTTAATACCCACTTTAGCTGACCCAACGTAAGCATAATACCCCTCATTTAATGTGACTTGACCCAGGGAAGCAACGTTAATTGAAACTAGTGATGAAGCATTAAGAATGAGCACATACGTTCCTCT is a genomic window of Caldivirga sp. containing:
- a CDS encoding DUF123 domain-containing protein; translation: MQCVTEFNELSTERGTYVLILNASSLVSINVASLGQVTLNEGYYAYVGSAKVGIKTRVGRHIKLAMLKAGKLRWHLDYVLVNSNITLHSLIYINNSYIEHEVAQALYRHRNIDVAVRGFGSSDCNCVSHFFKLNSSQDPSMFIASLIKQMGYIPCILKLSTGQ